The nucleotide sequence AATTAAGGTATTGACGTAGGAAAAAAGTAATATTTTATTTGTCCAGGCATTTACTATTCTAACCTGAATCATACGATAGATTTCGTTATGAGGAGCGAAATGACAATAAATCAGCACTTTTAGGTCGCAAGGCATAGCAGCGCTATGGTTAAGATACAAATGTGACCCAAGCGACTGACTTTACGTTGCTTGGCTTCCTAATAGCAAGCTCAAGCTCTATTGCATCTTTCAGGTTTAAGAACTACTTGGCGATCTCGGCATTTTGTCCTTCCCCAATTCCATGCCGTCTCTTTTTAAACGGACATTTACTGCGTTTATTTCTGCCAATTTGTTGAGACTGTCAAAATATCGGGTCACCGTATTTTTCTGGGGATTTAAGCAAAAAGCTTAGAGAGCCTGAACAAGAAGAACCTTGTATCTACAACGCCTCTTAAATTTGCCCTGAAGAGCTTTATTTTTGAATTAAAAGATTCCGCATTTGCATTGGTAGATCTATTGTCAAAGAAGTTTAGAATATTGCTCATATGGTTGCTTACTGTATTTGCTACCGTTAAAAATTCCTTGGTTTCCATCTCATGAGTTTTATTGATCCATTCAGCAAACTTTTTTTCAGCGGATATTTTTGTGTTGCTTTCATATATTAGCCTAAACCCAAGAACATGGTCATAAGCTTTTTTGAGGTCTGGATAATTTTCAAAAGCTATGTTGGCTCTCTGCTCTTGGCTTTGAGTCCAATCAGCTTTCTTTTTGGCAAAGACATACCTGCAGCGGGCCAAAAGTTGCTTTGGGGTGTCCCCATTGGGCAATAAGGGTGCTTTATACCTAACGCCATTCTTTTTGGCAGCTTCGATAGCCTTGTTTTCCATATCTAGTTCAACCCATCTTTGATTGACCCTTATATGTTGTAGAGCCTCCAGGGCCAGCCTTACT is from Cytophagaceae bacterium ABcell3 and encodes:
- a CDS encoding transposase — encoded protein: MLRRHYKKKSSGFKQWEQKEHAEDYLVFPDNIGEHLSIDEVALSKGELYTFITNKNGRGKKGSLVASVKGTLSANIIQVLEKIPLEQRNKVKEVTLDMAKNMESSARTCFPMANLVTDRFHVVRLALEALQHIRVNQRWVELDMENKAIEAAKKNGVRYKAPLLPNGDTPKQLLARCRYVFAKKKADWTQSQEQRANIAFENYPDLKKAYDHVLGFRLIYESNTKISAEKKFAEWINKTHEMETKEFLTVANTVSNHMSNILNFFDNRSTNANAESFNSKIKLFRANLRGVVDTRFFLFRLSKLFA